One genomic segment of Aythya fuligula isolate bAytFul2 chromosome 5, bAytFul2.pri, whole genome shotgun sequence includes these proteins:
- the LMO1 gene encoding rhombotin-1 isoform X2 → MMVLDKEDGVPMLSVQPKGKQKGCAGCNRKIKDRYLLKALDKYWHEDCLKCACCDCRLGEVGSTLYTKANLILCRRDYLRLFGTTGNCAACSKLIPAFEMVMRARDNVYHLDCFACQLCNQRFCVGDKFFLKNNMILCQMDYEEGQLNGSFESQVQ, encoded by the exons GTGTGCCGATGTTATCCGTGCAACCCAAAGGGAAGCAgaagggctgtgctggctgcaacAGGAAGATCAAGGACCGGTACCTGCTGAAGGCCCTGGATAAGTATTGGCATGAAGACTGTCTGAAGTGTGCCTGCTGCGACTGTCGTCTTGGAGAGGTTGGATCAACTCTTTACACAAAAGCAAATCTCATTCTTTGCCGCAGAGATTACCTGAG GCTCTTTGGTACCACCGGGAATTGCGCTGCCTGCAGTAAACTGATCCCTGCCTTTGAGATGGTGATGAGGGCCAGAGATAATGTTTACCATTTGGACTGCTTTGCCTGTCAGCTCTGCAACCAGCG ATTCTGTGTGGGAGACAaatttttcctgaagaacaaCATGATCTTGTGTCAGATGGACTATGAGGAAGGGCAGCTGAACGGGAGCTTCGAGTCCCAGGTTCAATAA
- the LMO1 gene encoding rhombotin-1 isoform X3, protein MVLDKEDGVPMLSVQPKGKQKGCAGCNRKIKDRYLLKALDKYWHEDCLKCACCDCRLGEVGSTLYTKANLILCRRDYLRLFGTTGNCAACSKLIPAFEMVMRARDNVYHLDCFACQLCNQRFCVGDKFFLKNNMILCQMDYEEGQLNGSFESQVQ, encoded by the exons GTGTGCCGATGTTATCCGTGCAACCCAAAGGGAAGCAgaagggctgtgctggctgcaacAGGAAGATCAAGGACCGGTACCTGCTGAAGGCCCTGGATAAGTATTGGCATGAAGACTGTCTGAAGTGTGCCTGCTGCGACTGTCGTCTTGGAGAGGTTGGATCAACTCTTTACACAAAAGCAAATCTCATTCTTTGCCGCAGAGATTACCTGAG GCTCTTTGGTACCACCGGGAATTGCGCTGCCTGCAGTAAACTGATCCCTGCCTTTGAGATGGTGATGAGGGCCAGAGATAATGTTTACCATTTGGACTGCTTTGCCTGTCAGCTCTGCAACCAGCG ATTCTGTGTGGGAGACAaatttttcctgaagaacaaCATGATCTTGTGTCAGATGGACTATGAGGAAGGGCAGCTGAACGGGAGCTTCGAGTCCCAGGTTCAATAA
- the LMO1 gene encoding rhombotin-1 isoform X1, with protein MLPSKSALEKLGTGGVPMLSVQPKGKQKGCAGCNRKIKDRYLLKALDKYWHEDCLKCACCDCRLGEVGSTLYTKANLILCRRDYLRLFGTTGNCAACSKLIPAFEMVMRARDNVYHLDCFACQLCNQRFCVGDKFFLKNNMILCQMDYEEGQLNGSFESQVQ; from the exons GTGTGCCGATGTTATCCGTGCAACCCAAAGGGAAGCAgaagggctgtgctggctgcaacAGGAAGATCAAGGACCGGTACCTGCTGAAGGCCCTGGATAAGTATTGGCATGAAGACTGTCTGAAGTGTGCCTGCTGCGACTGTCGTCTTGGAGAGGTTGGATCAACTCTTTACACAAAAGCAAATCTCATTCTTTGCCGCAGAGATTACCTGAG GCTCTTTGGTACCACCGGGAATTGCGCTGCCTGCAGTAAACTGATCCCTGCCTTTGAGATGGTGATGAGGGCCAGAGATAATGTTTACCATTTGGACTGCTTTGCCTGTCAGCTCTGCAACCAGCG ATTCTGTGTGGGAGACAaatttttcctgaagaacaaCATGATCTTGTGTCAGATGGACTATGAGGAAGGGCAGCTGAACGGGAGCTTCGAGTCCCAGGTTCAATAA